In the Terriglobales bacterium genome, GTGGCTCAGCGGACGCAAGCAGCCGCTGAAGTCGCCAGCGCAGGAAATCGTGGCCGTGTTGACCGGTTCCAGCATTAGCGCCGTGCGCCGCATGGGCAAGCACATCGTGATTGATCTGTTGATCGGGCGATCCGAACATCGGGCGATCGGGCGATCGGGGAATCGGGTGACGAAGAAACCTAAATCTCAGTCACCAGATCACCAGATCACCGGATCATCCGATTCGGTCACCGGATCACCCGATGCTCATTTCATCGTGCACCTGGGCATGACCGGCCGGCTGCTGGTGGTCACGCCCGATTCTCCGCTGCCCAAGCACACGCACCTCATGGCGCGGCTGAAGTCGGGAAGGGAAATGCGCTTCGTCGATCCGCGGATGTTTGGAAAGCTGGCGGTGCGTCGCGAGCCCTTTGAGACCGTCGGCACCGAACCGCTGGACATCGGCTTCGAGCTTTTCACCGGCCTTTTCCGCAGGCGCAAGACGCCAATCAAGAGCGCGCTGCTGAACCAGAGCCTGCTGCGTGGCATCGGCAACATCTACGCCGACGAATCGCTCGCCCGCGCCGGCATTCGGCCGCGGCGGCGCGCCGCCTCGCTCACCCGCGCCGAGCTGCAGAGCCTGTATGGAGCGGTGCAGCAAGTGCTCAACGAAGCCATCGCCGCCGGGGGATCATCGGTTTCCGACTACGTGGATTCGGCGGGCGAACCCGGGTTCTTCCAGTTCCAGCACCGCGTCTACGGCCGCGAGGGAGAGGGTTGCCTGGCGTGCAAGACCCCCATCAAGCGCATCGTCATTGCAGGGCGGAGCAGCCATTACTGCCCGAAATGCCAGAAATAGCCGCGACGTTTACAATGCAAACATGCCAACTTTCGCGATAGGAGTCGATTTAGGCGGCACCAACCTTCGTATCTCGGCGATCGATGAGCAGGGCACGCTGCTGGAGAAGGTGACCCTCGGCACGCAGGTGTCGCGCGGCCGCGATTTCGTCATCACGGAAATGTCGGACGCCATCCGCGAGCTGGCGGCCAGGTTCAGCAAAGCCGGTCGGATGATCGGCGTGGGCATCGGCATCCCCGGCATCATCGACAAGCGCACGGGGATGTTGCGCGAGTCTCCCAACCTGACTGGGTGGCAAGACTATCCCGTACGCGACGAGATCGAACGCCGCCTCAACGCCACCGTGGTCCTGGAAAACGACGCCAATGCCGCGGCCCTGGGCGAGGCATGGCTCGGGGCTGCGCGCGGCAAGGAATCGATGTGCATGATCACGCTCGGCACCGGTGTGGGTGGCGGCATCGTGCTGGACGGCACAATCTGGCGCGGCATGACCGGCATGGC is a window encoding:
- the mutM gene encoding bifunctional DNA-formamidopyrimidine glycosylase/DNA-(apurinic or apyrimidinic site) lyase; protein product: MPELPEVETVVRGLRTSVVGDVIEDVWLSGRKQPLKSPAQEIVAVLTGSSISAVRRMGKHIVIDLLIGRSEHRAIGRSGNRVTKKPKSQSPDHQITGSSDSVTGSPDAHFIVHLGMTGRLLVVTPDSPLPKHTHLMARLKSGREMRFVDPRMFGKLAVRREPFETVGTEPLDIGFELFTGLFRRRKTPIKSALLNQSLLRGIGNIYADESLARAGIRPRRRAASLTRAELQSLYGAVQQVLNEAIAAGGSSVSDYVDSAGEPGFFQFQHRVYGREGEGCLACKTPIKRIVIAGRSSHYCPKCQK